From a region of the Pseudooceanicola aestuarii genome:
- a CDS encoding NADH-quinone oxidoreductase subunit J: MTFADFAFYLFAMSVVAGGLFTVIARNPVHSVLWLILTFLSSAGLFVLMGAEFVAMLLIIVYVGAVAVLFLFVVMMLDVDFAELKAEMAKYMPLALLIGVVLLMQFGLAYGAWESAEGAQAARTAIAMDGENTVLLGTMIYDRYFLIFQLAGLILLVAMIGAIVLTLRHRTDIKRQNVLAQMWRDPAKSMELKDVKPGQGL; the protein is encoded by the coding sequence ATGACATTCGCCGATTTTGCCTTCTACCTCTTTGCCATGTCGGTTGTCGCGGGCGGTCTGTTCACCGTCATCGCGCGCAATCCGGTCCATTCGGTGCTGTGGCTTATCCTGACCTTCCTGTCCTCGGCCGGGTTGTTCGTGCTGATGGGCGCGGAATTCGTCGCCATGCTGCTGATCATCGTCTATGTCGGCGCCGTCGCGGTGCTGTTCCTGTTCGTCGTCATGATGCTGGACGTCGATTTCGCCGAGCTGAAGGCGGAGATGGCCAAATACATGCCGCTGGCGCTGCTGATCGGGGTCGTTCTGCTGATGCAATTCGGCCTGGCCTACGGCGCCTGGGAAAGCGCGGAAGGCGCGCAGGCGGCGCGCACGGCCATCGCCATGGACGGGGAAAACACCGTTCTGCTGGGGACGATGATCTATGACCGCTATTTCCTGATCTTCCAGCTGGCGGGGCTGATCCTGCTGGTGGCGATGATCGGGGCCATCGTGCTGACGCTGCGCCATCGCACCGACATCAAACGCCAGAACGTTCTGGCGCAGATGTGGCGTGATCCGGCCAAGTCGATGGAGCTGAAGGACGTGAAGCCGGGGCAGGGGCTGTAA
- a CDS encoding carboxymuconolactone decarboxylase family protein — protein MSDARNPFEMMMQQAQDMAKSMNPALENFDPRSFETLWPTMPKEWMEFAFGKGLNKDGLDSKTRLFLTLAGMVMHGAQAESQLRMTVRHLLEAGATKQEIAEAIAQMSVFAGIPATTRAASLAKQVTDDMEDDKE, from the coding sequence ATGTCTGACGCCCGCAATCCGTTCGAAATGATGATGCAGCAGGCGCAGGACATGGCGAAATCCATGAACCCGGCGCTGGAGAATTTCGACCCCCGGTCCTTTGAAACGCTGTGGCCGACGATGCCCAAGGAATGGATGGAATTCGCCTTTGGCAAAGGGTTGAACAAGGACGGGCTGGACAGCAAGACACGGCTGTTCCTGACGCTTGCCGGGATGGTCATGCATGGCGCACAGGCCGAAAGCCAGCTGCGCATGACGGTGCGCCACCTGCTGGAAGCGGGTGCCACGAAACAGGAAATCGCGGAGGCCATCGCCCAGATGTCTGTCTTCGCCGGCATTCCCGCGACCACGCGGGCTGCCTCCCTGGCCAAACAGGTCACGGACGACATGGAGGACGACAAGGAATGA
- the nuoI gene encoding NADH-quinone oxidoreductase subunit NuoI, whose translation MANVDYTRAAKYFLLMDMLTGLKMGFKYFFKPKATLNYPHEKGPLSPRFRGEHALRRYPNGEERCIACKLCEAICPAQAITIDAEPREDGSRRTTRYDIDMTKCIYCGFCQEACPVDAIVEGPNFEFATETREELFYDKQKLLENGERWEAEIARNLELDAPYR comes from the coding sequence ATGGCAAATGTCGACTACACCCGCGCCGCCAAGTATTTCCTGCTGATGGACATGCTGACCGGGCTGAAGATGGGGTTCAAATACTTCTTCAAGCCCAAGGCGACGCTGAACTACCCGCATGAAAAAGGCCCGCTGAGCCCCCGTTTCCGTGGGGAGCACGCGCTGCGCCGCTATCCCAACGGGGAGGAACGGTGCATTGCCTGCAAGCTTTGCGAGGCGATCTGCCCGGCGCAGGCCATCACCATCGACGCCGAACCGCGCGAAGACGGCTCCCGACGGACGACGCGCTACGACATCGACATGACGAAGTGCATCTACTGCGGTTTCTGCCAGGAGGCCTGCCCGGTGGATGCCATCGTCGAAGGTCCGAATTTCGAATTCGCCACGGAAACCCGCGAAGAGCTGTTCTACGACAAGCAGAAGTTGCTGGAGAACGGTGAACGCTGGGAGGCGGAGATCGCGCGGAACCTCGAACTGGATGCGCCATACCGATGA
- the nuoH gene encoding NADH-quinone oxidoreductase subunit NuoH produces the protein MPEFFTSNPLGILLLTVGQILLIVVPLLVALAFLLYADRKVWAAVQLRRGPNVVGVFGLLQSFADFLKYITKEVVLPAGADRVVFFLAPLLSFVLAMVAWAVIPFNDGWVLADINVAILYVFAVSSLEVYGVIMGGWASNSKYPFLGSLRSAAQMISYEVSLGLIIIGVIISTGSMNFGDIVMAQDGDYGLFSWYWLPHFPMVFLFFISALAETNRPPFDLPEAESELVAGYQVEYSSTPFLLFMIGEYVAIVLMCALISLLFFGGWLSPIPGLPDGFLWFFGKVILVFFLFAMVKAVVPRYRYDQLMRIGWKVFLPLSLAWVVIVAFLAKFEAFGGAYARWMIGG, from the coding sequence ATGCCTGAATTCTTTACCTCCAACCCGCTGGGCATCTTGCTTCTGACGGTGGGGCAGATCCTTCTGATCGTCGTGCCTCTGCTGGTCGCCCTGGCCTTTCTTCTATACGCGGATCGCAAGGTCTGGGCGGCAGTGCAATTGCGGCGCGGACCCAATGTGGTGGGCGTCTTTGGCCTGTTGCAAAGTTTCGCGGACTTTCTGAAATACATCACCAAGGAGGTCGTGCTGCCAGCCGGCGCCGACCGGGTCGTGTTCTTCCTTGCGCCGCTTCTCAGCTTCGTGCTGGCGATGGTCGCCTGGGCGGTGATCCCGTTCAACGATGGCTGGGTGCTGGCGGATATCAACGTTGCCATCCTCTATGTTTTCGCTGTCTCCTCGCTTGAGGTTTACGGCGTGATCATGGGCGGCTGGGCGTCGAACTCCAAGTACCCGTTCCTGGGCTCGCTCCGCTCTGCGGCGCAGATGATCTCCTATGAAGTCTCGCTGGGCTTGATCATCATCGGGGTCATCATCTCCACGGGATCGATGAACTTTGGCGATATCGTGATGGCGCAGGACGGCGATTACGGTCTGTTCTCCTGGTACTGGCTGCCGCATTTCCCGATGGTCTTCCTGTTCTTCATCTCTGCCCTGGCGGAGACGAACCGCCCGCCGTTCGACCTGCCGGAGGCCGAGTCGGAACTGGTCGCGGGCTACCAGGTCGAATACAGTTCCACCCCGTTCCTGCTGTTCATGATCGGCGAATACGTGGCGATCGTGTTGATGTGCGCGCTGATCTCCCTGCTGTTCTTCGGCGGTTGGCTGTCGCCGATCCCGGGGCTGCCCGACGGGTTCCTGTGGTTCTTCGGCAAGGTCATCCTGGTCTTCTTCCTCTTCGCGATGGTGAAGGCCGTCGTGCCACGCTACCGCTATGACCAGTTGATGCGCATCGGTTGGAAAGTCTTCCTGCCGCTGTCGCTGGCCTGGGTGGTCATCGTGGCATTCCTCGCAAAATTCGAAGCCTTCGGCGGCGCCTATGCCCGCTGGATGATTGGGGGCTGA
- the nuoG gene encoding NADH-quinone oxidoreductase subunit NuoG has translation MSDLRKIIIDDREIEVDPRLTLIQACEEAGIEIPRFCYHERLSIAGNCRMCLVEVVGGPPKPAASCAMQVRDLRPGPEGAPPVIKTNSPMVKKAREGVMEFLLINHPLDCPICDQGGECDLQDQAMAYGVDFSRYREPKRAVDDLDLGPLVETHMTRCISCTRCVRFTSEVAGITQMGQTGRGEDAEITSYLNQTLNSELQGNIIDLCPVGALVSKPYAFTARPWELTKTETVDVMDALGASIRVDTKGREVMRILPRNHDGVNEEWISDKTRFVWDGLRRQRLDRPYVRENGRLRPASWPEALGRVAEAMKGKTVAGLVGDLVSTEAAFALKSLIEGQGGRVECRTDGAKLPAGNRAGYVGTARIEDIDTARHIQLIGTNPRAEAPVLNARIRKAWIDGANVGLVGEAVDLTYDYHHIGTDRAALSGLLEHDFGAVLEEPSLVIVGQGALGEADGAAVLAAAMSLAEKTNSKLLVLHTAAARVGAMDVDAVTEGGLPAAIEGADVVYNLGADEVEIADGPFVVYQGSHGDRGAHRADVILPGAAWTEENGLFVNTEGRPQLALRAGFAPGEAKENWAILRALSGELDATLPFDSLAQLRRALVKAVPHLAGIDAVPDNDWQMLEQGTLGDASFRAAVKDFYLSNPIARASEVMADLSARAAARNAAPLAAE, from the coding sequence ATGTCTGACCTTCGCAAGATCATCATCGACGACCGGGAGATCGAGGTCGATCCGCGGCTCACGCTTATTCAGGCCTGCGAAGAAGCCGGGATCGAGATCCCGCGCTTCTGCTATCATGAACGGCTGTCGATCGCGGGCAATTGCCGGATGTGTCTTGTGGAGGTCGTCGGCGGCCCGCCGAAACCGGCAGCCTCCTGCGCCATGCAGGTGCGCGATCTGCGCCCCGGCCCCGAGGGTGCGCCGCCGGTGATCAAGACGAATTCGCCGATGGTGAAGAAGGCCCGCGAAGGGGTCATGGAATTCCTGCTGATCAACCACCCGCTGGATTGTCCGATCTGCGATCAGGGCGGCGAATGCGATTTGCAGGACCAGGCGATGGCCTATGGCGTCGATTTCTCCCGCTATCGGGAACCGAAGCGCGCGGTGGACGATCTGGACCTTGGCCCGTTGGTGGAAACCCACATGACGCGCTGCATCTCCTGCACGCGCTGCGTCCGCTTCACCTCCGAGGTGGCGGGGATCACCCAGATGGGCCAGACCGGTCGGGGGGAGGATGCGGAAATCACCTCCTATCTGAACCAGACGCTGAATTCCGAATTGCAGGGCAACATCATCGACTTGTGCCCGGTGGGCGCACTGGTATCGAAGCCCTATGCCTTTACCGCCCGTCCCTGGGAACTGACCAAGACGGAGACGGTGGATGTGATGGACGCGCTTGGCGCCTCCATCCGGGTGGATACCAAGGGGCGCGAGGTCATGCGCATCCTGCCGCGCAACCATGACGGCGTGAACGAGGAATGGATTTCCGACAAGACCCGCTTTGTCTGGGACGGTCTGCGCCGTCAGCGGCTGGACCGGCCCTATGTGCGTGAGAATGGCCGTCTGCGTCCGGCCAGCTGGCCCGAGGCTCTGGGCCGCGTGGCGGAGGCGATGAAGGGCAAGACTGTCGCCGGTCTGGTTGGTGATCTGGTCTCGACCGAGGCGGCCTTTGCCCTGAAATCCCTGATCGAGGGGCAGGGCGGTCGTGTCGAATGTCGCACCGACGGCGCCAAGCTGCCGGCGGGCAACCGCGCCGGCTATGTCGGCACTGCCCGGATAGAGGATATCGACACTGCCCGCCACATCCAGCTGATCGGCACCAACCCCCGTGCCGAGGCGCCGGTGTTGAATGCCCGCATCCGCAAGGCCTGGATCGACGGTGCCAATGTCGGGCTGGTGGGCGAGGCGGTCGATCTGACCTATGACTATCACCACATCGGCACCGACCGCGCCGCGCTGTCGGGTCTGCTGGAGCATGATTTCGGCGCCGTTCTGGAAGAGCCGTCGCTGGTCATCGTCGGGCAGGGCGCCCTGGGGGAAGCCGATGGCGCCGCCGTTCTGGCCGCTGCCATGTCTCTGGCGGAGAAAACGAATTCCAAGCTGCTGGTCCTGCACACCGCCGCCGCGCGCGTCGGTGCTATGGATGTAGACGCCGTGACCGAAGGTGGCCTGCCCGCCGCGATCGAGGGCGCAGATGTCGTCTACAATCTGGGCGCTGACGAGGTCGAGATCGCGGATGGGCCGTTCGTCGTCTATCAGGGCAGCCATGGCGACCGGGGCGCACATCGCGCCGACGTGATTCTGCCGGGCGCCGCCTGGACCGAGGAAAACGGCCTGTTCGTGAACACCGAAGGCCGTCCGCAACTGGCCCTGCGTGCGGGGTTTGCCCCCGGCGAGGCCAAGGAAAACTGGGCCATCCTGCGCGCCCTGTCCGGAGAGCTGGACGCGACATTGCCGTTCGACAGCCTGGCGCAGCTGCGCCGTGCGCTGGTCAAGGCGGTTCCGCATCTGGCAGGTATCGACGCGGTGCCGGACAACGACTGGCAGATGCTTGAACAGGGAACGCTGGGCGATGCCAGCTTCCGCGCTGCGGTCAAGGATTTCTACCTGTCCAACCCGATCGCCCGCGCCTCCGAGGTGATGGCCGATCTTTCCGCACGGGCCGCAGCGCGCAACGCGGCGCCGCTGGCGGCGGAATGA
- a CDS encoding DUF5333 domain-containing protein — MRLTAFASAKFLAPALCLTLALAPLAAGAKTPLRDVAEIDDNMLWVALAIEISDKCEAIRPRTLKGFAFLASLKGTAEDLGYTSDEINAYVDSDAEKARIRAKGEAYVKSQGFDPENTADLCTLGRAEIDRSSRIGSLLKAK; from the coding sequence ATGCGCCTGACCGCTTTTGCCTCCGCCAAGTTCCTTGCCCCCGCCCTTTGCCTGACACTGGCGCTGGCCCCGCTGGCCGCCGGGGCCAAGACCCCGCTGCGGGACGTGGCGGAGATCGACGACAACATGCTGTGGGTCGCCCTGGCGATCGAGATCAGCGACAAATGCGAGGCGATCCGTCCGCGCACCCTGAAGGGGTTTGCCTTTCTCGCCTCTCTCAAGGGGACGGCCGAGGATCTGGGCTACACCTCCGACGAGATCAACGCCTATGTGGACAGCGACGCCGAAAAGGCCCGCATCCGCGCCAAGGGCGAAGCCTATGTGAAATCCCAGGGGTTCGACCCCGAGAATACCGCGGACCTCTGTACGCTGGGACGGGCGGAGATCGACCGCTCCAGCCGGATCGGGTCCCTGTTGAAAGCAAAGTGA
- the nuoF gene encoding NADH-quinone oxidoreductase subunit NuoF, with translation MLKDQDRIFTNLYGMHDRTLKGAQARGHWDGTADLIGKGRDWVIETMKASGLRGRGGAGFPTGLKWSFMPKESDGRPAYLVVNADESEPGTCKDREIMRHDPHTLIEGCLIASFAMNANACYIYLRGEYIREREALQAAVDEAYDAGLLGRNAAGSGWDFDLYLHHGAGAYICGEETALLESLEGKKGMPRMKPPFPAGAGLYGCPTTVNNVESIAVVPTILRRGAEWFSSFGRPNNAGTKLFAISGHVNNPCVVEESMSISFEELIDTHCGGIRGGWDNLLAVIPGGSSVPCVRGENMRDAIMDFDYLRNDLQSGLGTAAVIVMDKSTDIIKAIWRLSKFYKHESCGQCTPCREGTGWMMRVMDRLVTGDASVEEIDMLLDVTKQVEGHTICALGDAAAWPIQGLIRNFRDEIEDRIKHKRTGRGATVMAAE, from the coding sequence ATGCTGAAGGACCAGGACCGGATCTTTACCAACCTCTACGGCATGCATGACCGCACGCTGAAGGGCGCGCAGGCGCGTGGCCACTGGGACGGCACGGCCGACCTGATCGGCAAGGGGCGCGACTGGGTGATCGAGACGATGAAGGCCTCCGGCCTGCGCGGCCGCGGCGGCGCTGGCTTTCCCACCGGGCTGAAATGGTCCTTCATGCCCAAGGAAAGCGATGGCCGTCCTGCCTATCTGGTGGTGAATGCCGACGAATCCGAGCCCGGCACCTGCAAGGACCGGGAAATCATGCGCCACGATCCGCATACGCTGATCGAGGGGTGCCTGATCGCCTCCTTCGCGATGAATGCCAACGCCTGCTACATCTATCTTCGCGGCGAATACATCCGCGAGCGGGAGGCCCTGCAAGCCGCCGTGGACGAGGCCTATGACGCCGGCCTGCTGGGGCGCAACGCCGCCGGTTCGGGCTGGGATTTCGACCTCTACCTGCATCACGGGGCAGGCGCCTATATCTGCGGCGAGGAAACCGCCCTGCTGGAAAGCCTGGAAGGCAAGAAGGGGATGCCCCGGATGAAACCGCCCTTCCCGGCCGGTGCGGGGCTTTACGGCTGCCCGACCACGGTGAACAACGTGGAATCCATCGCGGTTGTGCCGACGATCCTGCGGCGCGGGGCGGAATGGTTCTCTTCCTTCGGGCGGCCGAACAATGCGGGGACCAAGCTGTTCGCCATTTCCGGCCATGTGAACAACCCCTGTGTGGTGGAAGAATCGATGTCGATCTCCTTCGAGGAACTGATCGACACCCATTGCGGCGGCATTCGCGGCGGCTGGGACAATCTGCTGGCGGTGATCCCCGGGGGGTCCTCCGTTCCCTGCGTGCGCGGCGAAAACATGCGCGATGCGATCATGGATTTCGACTATCTGCGCAACGATCTGCAATCGGGCCTGGGCACGGCGGCGGTGATCGTGATGGACAAGTCCACCGATATCATCAAGGCGATCTGGCGCCTGTCCAAGTTCTACAAGCATGAAAGCTGCGGACAATGCACCCCCTGCCGCGAAGGTACGGGCTGGATGATGCGGGTCATGGACCGGCTGGTCACCGGCGATGCCAGCGTCGAGGAGATCGACATGCTGCTGGACGTGACCAAGCAGGTCGAAGGCCACACCATCTGCGCCCTGGGCGACGCGGCCGCCTGGCCGATCCAGGGCCTGATCCGCAACTTCCGGGACGAGATCGAGGACCGGATCAAGCACAAACGGACCGGTCGTGGCGCCACCGTGATGGCGGCGGAATGA
- a CDS encoding DUF5337 domain-containing protein has translation MSATEKDKALARKGRMVSLVIAGTILVWMAAQWLGGQIGLPLRYAFLFDFAAIAALVWALVVSAQIWRARRDDKG, from the coding sequence ATGAGCGCGACCGAAAAGGACAAGGCCCTGGCCCGCAAGGGGCGGATGGTGTCCCTGGTGATCGCCGGGACGATCCTGGTCTGGATGGCCGCGCAATGGTTGGGAGGACAGATCGGCTTGCCCTTGCGGTATGCCTTTCTGTTCGACTTCGCCGCCATCGCCGCCCTGGTTTGGGCGCTTGTGGTGTCGGCACAAATCTGGCGCGCGCGCCGGGATGACAAAGGGTAG